The Capsicum annuum cultivar UCD-10X-F1 unplaced genomic scaffold, UCD10Xv1.1 ctg72198, whole genome shotgun sequence DNA window tataatagtcataattataattaaatttaaattttaaatacatcTTCGCTAGCTATCGAAGAAAATAATCgtctttcaatgcttctattttttaaattaataagcTCACTTtgtagttgttttttttttttttttatatcttattttgagttttttcaacGAAGAGTAAGGAAAGTATTTTTCGAGCTCGAGCAAATATAATGTAATTTCCAcaccaaaaaaaaagaatgctAAATCGATTTTTCAATAGTTTGCCTTTAcaataatcaaatttttttttactttttaaacaatgtatattgatatactttttgtttagtttttaaatatctattttacgaAAAATACTAACTTAATAACAAAAACATCCAAATTAcgaccaaaaaaaattattttttccctgATTCTGCAATGACATAGTTAACTATTTTACGTgtgaatcaagaaattaattataaaagcAAATAAATTTTCACACTAAAATTGACTATTTCTGTTTTcctaataattatatatttagcCGTACGTGTGACCGACTTTTTCGTCAAAAGAATACAAAGCACAggcaatatttgaagaaaatttgCATTCACATTGtcacaaaaaaatatagaaaCGGTATGGTGAGATGATTgaaatttttaaagtttaattaaatctcaaatttgaatatttattataaagATATTTTCAGTCAGGAATGTTTTACCCTTTTAAtgtttttactaaaaattacacaaatacacaacttatgttttcaatattacaaaaaatctcaactccctagacatattacaaaaatctcaatatatacacacaatgttatgtatatgtcggctatgttatgtatattaatagggagagagagtaaagtaattaaaaaagtgaaagagagtgcaattacttccaaaagggttggtattatgttatttatatatgattttacCATAGCGTAAATTTAGATTAATCTAATCAATGTGCGTGTGATATTCATGATATAGGTGAAAGCTGGCATTCAATATTGATTTACGAATGTTTATAGTTATATATCGCTATGTAGTTTCTTTATATTTGTTCAAATTTTAATGAATAGAGTTAGTTTATACTTGTATTGATGAAAAGTACTTCTAAGTATCTGAGAATTAGTTAACGCATCTTAATTCCAACTGATCATCGAAAATACAATTaaaaggaaaaagggtcaaattcAAAAGACATTCTAAGTGTGACAATTGTCATGACTTAGAAGGTTTAATTTCCCCATTGTTTTTTCCCACATGGTGGTATTTTGGCTATTTGCCACCTTCCACactttcctttctttttcctcCCCTCACTATACTTGAGCCATATAAATACCTCATGTGTACTCTTTATCCCAACTCCCAAACTcttgttccttttcttctttatcttgtTTAAAATTTGATCACACAATGATGTTAGAGTCTTGGAATCCTCCTCTCCTACATGACTTGTCAAAGCTTTTGAGTGGCGGAGATGATGATAGGAGCGCTGAAAAAGCACTAATGGAAGCGTTGGAACTTCCTCTGATAGACTTAAATGGTCTGAAAAGTGAAGATGAGAGAGAAAAGACCAGATGCGAAGACGCGATAGCCAAGGCTTCTTCAGAGTGGGGGTTTTTCCAAGTTGTGAATCATGGTGTGAGCCTTGAATTACTTGGAAAAATGAGGAGAGAACAAATGAAATTGTTTAAAGCACCATTTGAGATAAAAGCTACTTGTGgattattaaataattcatataGATGGGGAAATTCAACAGCTACTTGTCCTAAACAATTTTCTTGGTCAGAAGCTTTTCATATACCGTTGACAAAAATTTCAGAAGCTACTTGTTATGGAGAGTTCACAACTTTAAGGTACTACtattataaatcaaaaataaaaataaaaatagaattaactacaaattttgtatttataaatCCATCATTAAATTGTTTATAGCTAGCAATACTGAATAGAATTAGtgatgaattttgttatttagcCATGAAATTTGTGCATCACGGATAGTTGTTTCTTTTAGTATCATAATTAATAAACTCTACAGAAATGTctcttgaaaatatgaatttgtaattaataATTACGACGGATTATATTACATGCTATAATGGGTAAAGATGGCTTGATGTTATTAACATTTGTTATATATAACTTGATTAAATGgaggtttttaaatttatatatctaGGTTGATTAATTCTCTCAGAGATATGTGCGCAAAGAAGCAAATTCGGGACTAAGAATAAATCAATTAGAATTGATTTAGGGTGTGTTCCGTACGATGAAAAAAGAATAACTTTTAGGAAAATAAGtggatttttcttatttaatttctctttttttcctcaaaaCATGCACGTGCAAATTATATATGTATGAGACAGAGAGAATATAAATATTGTAGGAATATATTATATACTTGTATAATTGGTTAATTTCTATCATAAAAGGGAATATTTTATGTAAGTTAACTAGTAGTGTATACACTTTTTCTTTGTattccttaatttttatttaataggaATGTTGTTAGTACTTTTAAGAAATGATGTTATACTGttgaactttttttaaaatatactttCTTTAACTTTTGAAGAATCCAATACACCTATGATTAACTTTGACAATCCGAACAATACAACTTAGATTCCCTCCTCCTCTACAATAGAATAGCTAGTGAGAAAAATACTACTGTATTGATTTTCTATGAAAGAAGGTTTTtaagaatgaaaaataatatttttttaaggtaTTTCCGCTATGAATGAATGACTTCTCCATTTATTTCCAAGATGTTGGCCAATTCTAACATAAAATTCTAACTTTGTTTTAGGGAAGTGATGATGGAATATGCAACTTCAATGCAAGACCTAGCCAAATCACTTGCTGGAGTTCTTGTGAGAAAATTAGGTCACAAAGATAGTGAAATAAGAGAAAACTGCAATGAGAGTACATGTTTTCTTAGACTAAATCACTATCCAGCATGTGAAATATCACAAGAAATATTTGGATTAGTGCCACATACAGATAGTGATTTCTTAACAATACTTGATCAAGATGAAGTTGGTGGACTTCAATTAATGAAAGACTTCAAATGGGTTGCTGTTAAGCCTAATCATAATGCACTTATTGTCAACATTGGAGATCTTTTTCAGGTGCACTTTTTTTACTATATGTCTTCACTTTTTTAATTTGGATATTATTAATGGAGAGAAATGACTAGTGGTTCTgacttaaatattcttttttcaacTTCGACTTCAAAtactttatctttttaaaatttcaattatgTATTGTCCTATTGTATCCACCTTCAACTGATATATTTGGGCCGCAGTACGCAGATCATAGGAGAGTGAGAAGTAACaatgaaaaagagagaataaaaatgTTTAAACTTTTTTCTCTATCGCTTGGTTTATCAAAAAATGCACGTTAAGCTAGATGTCAGGGTCAAATTGTCTAATTTTTAAcatcaattcaattatttttcaattataaaaCTCTTCATATATGAGAACTGTGTCAAAAGTGCAATTTGTTTATAAAGTGAAACCAATGTCCAAAATTCCAACTTTTTTCACCAACCTTTCGTCTTCAGTTGCCCATATGGTCTCATTGCTAatcacttaaaatatttcaagacagattttttttttaaaagaaaaagcaaaGTATGTGTTTACTATTTGATTATTATCAActaattgaataaataattttggCAAGTATTGTACCCAACAAAGTCGTTTGTTCTTGGTACATAATCTTCTATGTCGTTGACAAGTTAGTATAATTGTCGATGCACATATAAGCAAGTTCAGATGTCACTATTATAGAAAGTGATTTTTGTATTCGTTTCGATAAGTCTATGTTACTTTTTTCTAAGAAGTGTAGGTTGATATTATAGTAGAATTCAAACTCGAAAGTTCTGATCATCTATGAGAGacaaaaaaagaatgaaagaatCTTGTACGATTTTTAAGAAATCATTTCATTTCTACCCAAAACAAAAGATTAATCATATATCTCAATGCAGGCTTGGAGTAATGATGTTTATAAAAGTGTGGAACACAAAGTGATGGCTAATGGAAAGAAAGAAAGGTTCTCAatagcttattttctttgtccTTCTTATGATTCTTTAATTGGAAGCTGCAAAGAACCCTCTGTCTATAAGAAATTCACTTTTGGAGAATATAGATATCAGATTCAACAAGATGTCAAATTGATTGGCCACAAAGTAGGTCTTTCAAGATTTCTTCTATAG harbors:
- the LOC107872347 gene encoding gibberellin 2-beta-dioxygenase 6 — protein: MMLESWNPPLLHDLSKLLSGGDDDRSAEKALMEALELPLIDLNGLKSEDEREKTRCEDAIAKASSEWGFFQVVNHGVSLELLGKMRREQMKLFKAPFEIKATCGLLNNSYRWGNSTATCPKQFSWSEAFHIPLTKISEATCYGEFTTLREVMMEYATSMQDLAKSLAGVLVRKLGHKDSEIRENCNESTCFLRLNHYPACEISQEIFGLVPHTDSDFLTILDQDEVGGLQLMKDFKWVAVKPNHNALIVNIGDLFQAWSNDVYKSVEHKVMANGKKERFSIAYFLCPSYDSLIGSCKEPSVYKKFTFGEYRYQIQQDVKLIGHKVGLSRFLL